Proteins co-encoded in one Salvia splendens isolate huo1 chromosome 4, SspV2, whole genome shotgun sequence genomic window:
- the LOC121799108 gene encoding laccase-17-like: MLLVASLPAALALGLMVSIMLPQPASCTTRHYTFNIVQHNVTRLCNTKTIVSVNGKFPGPRITAREGDRVLVKVVNNVTNNVSIHWHGIRQLRSGWADGPAYVTQCPIQTGQSYTYNFTITGQRGTLFWHAHISWLRATLYGPIIILPRRNETYPFKKPHKEFPIIFGEWWNADPEAVINQALQTGGGPNISDAYTINGLPGPLYNCSSKDTFRLRVKPGKTYLLRLINAAMNDELFFSIANHTVTIVEADAVYVKPFATSVVVITPGQTTNVLLKTKPHYPHATFLMAASPYFTGQGTFDNSTVAGFLEYEEQSDHLHNKTKTLFKPTLPALGDTGFVANFTRKLRSLNNPKYTSATVPQTVDKRFFFTVGLGSSPCPQNTTCQGPNGTKFSAAVNNISFVLPQTAMLQAHFFQNFTGVYTADFPTNPPNPFNYTGTPPNNTLVSNGTRVVALPFNASVELVLQDTSILGAESHPLHLHGFNFFIVSEGFGNYDPTNDPAKFNLVDPVERNTVGVPSGGWVAIRFQADNPGVWFMHCHFEVHTSWGLRMAWIVQDGPLATQKLPPPPSDLPKC, translated from the exons ATGTTGCTCGTTGCATCGCTGCCAGCAGCCCTCGCATTAGGCCTTATGGTCTCGATAATGCTGCCTCAGCCCGCGTCATGCACCACCCGACACTACACATTTAAC ATTGTGCAACACAACGTGACACGGCTGTGCAATACGAAGACCATTGTTAGCGTTAATGGGAAATTTCCGGGACCTAGGATAACCGCAAGGGAAGGCGATCGTGTATTAGTTAAGGTGGTCAACAATGTGACTAACAATGTGAGCATTCACTG GCATGGAATACGGCAACTCAGGAGCggttgggctgatgggccggcTTATGTAACACAATGCCCGATACAGACGGGCCAGAGTTACACGTACAACTTCACCATCACGGGGCAGAGAGGTACTCTGTTCTGGCATGCTCACATCTCCTGGCTGAGAGCAACTCTTTACGGACCAATAATCATCCTCCCTAGACGAAACGAGACTTATCCCTTTAAGAAACCACACAAGGAattccccatcatatttg GGGAGTGGTGGAATGCGGACCCTGAGGCGGTTATTAATCAAGCTCTTCAGACGGGGGGTGGTCCAAACATTTCCGATGCATACACCATCAATGGCCTTCCTGGACCCTTGTACAATTGTTCCTCTAAAG ATACATTCAGGCTGAGAGTGAAGCCGGGGAAGACATACTTGCTTCGTCTGATAAATGCTGCCATGAACGATGAACTATTTTTCAGCATTGCCAACCATACCGTCACCATAGTTGAAGCAGATGCAGTGTATGTCAAACCATTTGCTACTAGCGTGGTGGTCATAACCCCCGGCCAAACCACAAATGTTCTGCTCAAGACGAAGCCTCACTACCCGCACGCCACATTCCTCATGGCTGCAAGCCCATATTTCACGGGACAGGGAACTTTTGACAATTCCACAGTTGCCGGTTTTCTTGAATATGAAGAACAATCAGATCACTTGCATAACAAGACAAAGACACTTTTCAAGCCTACGTTACCAGCATTAGGTGACACTGGCTTTGTTGCCAATTTCACCCGGAAGCTCCGGAGCTTAAACAACCCAAAATATACGTCAGCAACTGTCCCGCAGACGGTGGACAAGCGTTTTTTCTTCACCGTCGGACTCGGGTCAAGCCCATGCCCTCAAAACACAACGTGTCAAGGACCCAATGGGACAAAATTTTCAGCTGCAGTCAATAACATTTCTTTTGTTCTTCCTCAGACAGCTATGCTACAAGCCCACTTCTTCCAAAACTTTACAGGAGTTTACACCGCAGATTTCCCAACCAATCCACCGAATCCATTCAACTACACAGGAACTCCACCGAACAACACTTTAGTGAGCAATGGAACTCGGGTTGTGGCTCTTCCTTTCAATGCTAGTGTGGAGCTAGTTCTTCAGGATACAAGCATTCTTGGGGCTGAGAGTCATCCTCTTCACCTACACGGTTTCAATTTCTTTATAGTCAGTGAAGGATTCGGGAATTATGATCCAACCAATGACCCTGCAAAGTTTAACCTGGTGGATCCCGTTGAAAGGAATACAGTAGGTGTTCCATCTGGTGGCTGGGTAGCCATTCGATTCCAAGCAGACAATCCAG GAGTATGGTTTATGCACTGCCACTTTGAAGTACACACAAGTTGGGGGTTAAGAATGGCTTGGATCGTACAGGACGGGCCGCTAGCAACTCAAAAACTGCC